A portion of the Stigmatella aurantiaca DW4/3-1 genome contains these proteins:
- the ltrA gene encoding group II intron reverse transcriptase/maturase — MSAEPAKPGKPSSPATSHARDGASVVVRARESRAHGEGRQSTSTAPKPQGKATYVASSSDRSWLLNEQRKLYARSYENPVYVFCKLWGLITDPRNLRTAFARVASNRGRRTAGVDGLTARKVVAKGVDTFIDEVRKELRSGAYRPCPVRRVLIPKPGQPWKFRPLGIPTVRDRVVQAAVKNILEPIFEADFFPSSYGFRPGRSAHAALEELRKLLLPQHANTEAGTEIRLPYQWAIEGDIKGCFDNIDHHGLMERVRRRVGDTKVNRLIVAFLKAGVMAEEQFLRSSTGTPQGGILSPLLANIALAVIDERYERHVWPRRTPTLLHDTRMVQLRAAQNRNNDRRSRRDGRLVLVPIRYADDFIILVGAKPGPGSHERARTAALAEKAALAALLKETLNLELSEAKTAITPVTSPMRFLGHHVRVQRSPMYGWNSKCVIPKERSKRLRSLVREHFRGDTRNATLKKRLDLLNPTLRGWSNYYRHAWGAKRVFAALDSHVWWTIRRWLTAKHTKVGMRRLYAQYG, encoded by the coding sequence GTGAGCGCCGAGCCCGCGAAGCCCGGCAAGCCGTCCAGTCCGGCGACGTCTCACGCGAGGGACGGAGCCTCCGTAGTAGTCCGAGCGCGGGAGAGCCGTGCACATGGCGAAGGGAGGCAGTCAACGAGTACGGCGCCAAAGCCGCAGGGGAAAGCCACGTATGTGGCATCCAGTTCCGACCGGAGCTGGCTCCTGAACGAGCAGCGGAAGCTGTACGCGCGAAGTTATGAAAACCCCGTCTACGTCTTCTGCAAGCTGTGGGGCCTCATTACCGACCCCCGCAACCTGCGGACTGCCTTTGCGCGAGTCGCCAGCAATCGAGGACGACGCACAGCAGGCGTAGACGGTCTCACGGCCAGGAAGGTCGTAGCGAAAGGGGTGGACACGTTCATCGACGAGGTACGGAAGGAACTGCGCTCCGGCGCATACCGACCTTGCCCCGTCCGGCGCGTCCTCATCCCCAAGCCAGGACAGCCCTGGAAGTTTCGCCCCCTGGGCATCCCGACCGTGAGAGACAGGGTCGTACAAGCAGCCGTGAAGAACATCCTGGAGCCGATATTCGAGGCGGATTTCTTCCCGTCCTCGTACGGATTCCGGCCCGGTCGAAGCGCGCATGCGGCACTGGAGGAGCTGCGCAAGCTGCTCCTCCCTCAGCACGCCAACACCGAAGCCGGGACCGAGATTCGACTCCCATACCAGTGGGCCATCGAAGGGGACATCAAGGGTTGCTTCGACAACATCGACCATCACGGTCTGATGGAGCGGGTTCGCCGTCGCGTCGGCGATACGAAGGTGAATCGGCTCATCGTGGCGTTCTTGAAGGCTGGTGTCATGGCGGAGGAGCAGTTCCTCCGCAGCAGCACCGGCACGCCCCAAGGCGGAATCTTGTCACCTCTTCTCGCGAACATCGCGCTGGCAGTCATCGACGAACGGTACGAGCGCCACGTGTGGCCTCGCCGGACGCCGACGCTCCTGCACGACACGAGAATGGTACAGCTACGAGCAGCGCAGAATCGCAACAACGACAGGCGGTCGCGAAGAGACGGCCGACTCGTGCTCGTCCCCATCCGGTACGCAGATGACTTCATTATTCTCGTGGGTGCGAAGCCCGGTCCCGGCAGTCATGAACGGGCCCGTACGGCTGCGCTCGCAGAGAAGGCCGCTCTCGCAGCGCTCCTCAAGGAGACGCTGAACTTGGAACTCTCGGAAGCGAAGACGGCCATCACACCAGTGACGAGCCCGATGCGCTTCCTCGGGCACCATGTTCGAGTGCAGCGAAGCCCGATGTACGGGTGGAACAGCAAGTGCGTCATCCCCAAGGAGCGCAGCAAGCGTCTGCGCTCGTTGGTCCGAGAGCACTTCCGCGGCGATACGCGCAACGCGACGCTCAAGAAGCGCCTCGACCTGCTCAACCCAACCCTGCGCGGGTGGAGCAACTACTATCGTCACGCATGGGGGGCGAAGCGCGTCTTCGCCGCCCTCGACTCACACGTGTGGTGGACCATTCGCCGATGGCTCACTGCCAAGCACACAAAGGTCGGCATGCGACGCCTCTACGCGCAATACGGCTAG
- a CDS encoding phage tail protein produces the protein MAIIGQPRSFHKRFKFLCEVDGLGHSGFQKCSELSVEVANVQYFEGGSLIPNKSPGRLTFSDVTLERGATQDHELFDWFQDVVHTASGLGLPDALYKRSLDIVQQDRDGTTLRRWSLSRAWPVKFIAGEWDNESDENVIESVTLTYDFFELGAPG, from the coding sequence ATGGCCATCATCGGACAGCCACGCAGCTTTCATAAGCGCTTCAAGTTCCTGTGCGAGGTGGACGGCCTCGGGCACTCGGGTTTTCAAAAATGCTCCGAGCTGTCCGTCGAGGTCGCCAACGTCCAGTACTTCGAGGGCGGCAGCCTCATCCCCAACAAGTCCCCGGGGCGCCTCACCTTCTCCGACGTCACGTTGGAGAGGGGCGCCACGCAGGACCATGAACTCTTCGACTGGTTCCAGGACGTCGTCCACACCGCCAGCGGCCTGGGCCTGCCCGATGCGCTCTACAAGCGCAGCCTCGACATCGTCCAGCAGGACCGGGACGGCACCACGCTGCGCCGGTGGAGCCTCTCCCGCGCGTGGCCGGTGAAGTTCATCGCGGGCGAGTGGGACAACGAGAGCGACGAGAACGTCATCGAGTCCGTCACCCTCACCTACGACTTCTTCGAGCTGGGTGCGCCAGGATAA
- a CDS encoding tail protein produces the protein MSRELLSSKIVVEEEEPQVRGIPSAPTSVAGAVGLAERGPIGQAVQCTSFEEYQATFGGFTPDSDLALAAMGFFENGGSNLWVVRTAHYEDASIPESHTATRAAAALTTGGGPTPAAVRGTLRPPFTLADGQRLGVSVNGAEAVDVVFSGAAAAVSAGRPGPYDLTAGQPLRVRVDDSRDVFIPFAEGDFADMAQATAQEVAAVLNAGLVGGRALVEESMLRIASDTQGAASRLEVGDAVAGDVFGFALGPQVGSGNVQSLRAVELAEVRALVEAAVAGVRVAPTSLGALQLLTQSTGPGASLRVQGDAGSGLGLDAMLHTGDASGAIDVLHLEAKDAGAYANRLEVEVRPATNGAPDTFDVLILEDGTYRESFPNLSSAEDDARYVERVLNDERTGSSYVRAFMVQPGAVPDEQTVALAGGTDGLVGLDDTDFIGSEADGTGLYALDAVQDLTLLLVPGRATPAVHNAMVRYCEVARGGLVFAILDSPAGYRTTDMVSYVSQEAALEGLSEHAAIYWPRVKVLNPSRGVFGNVAQLVVPPSGIIAGVFARNDAARPGGVYEAPAGIEAGRMFGVLGFESAECLDEKKRDIVYPRRINPLTTGTGQPRYIDGSRTLKANGNFPFVAERRGVSFIERSLKAGLQFARHRNNTEGLRAQVRRSIATFLLAQMKNGAFRSQEPAKAFFVDVSDALTPPSVVFAGKLVARIGLATNKPAEFIVLRIAQDTRALEAELASAGL, from the coding sequence GTGAGTCGTGAGCTGCTGTCGTCGAAAATCGTGGTTGAGGAGGAGGAGCCGCAGGTCCGTGGCATTCCTTCCGCGCCCACCTCCGTGGCGGGTGCCGTGGGCCTTGCGGAGCGCGGGCCCATCGGCCAGGCAGTCCAGTGCACCTCCTTCGAAGAGTACCAGGCCACCTTTGGTGGTTTCACCCCAGACTCGGACCTGGCCCTCGCGGCCATGGGCTTCTTCGAGAATGGCGGCAGCAACCTCTGGGTGGTGCGCACCGCCCACTACGAGGACGCCTCCATCCCTGAGTCGCACACGGCCACGCGTGCTGCGGCGGCCCTCACCACGGGGGGCGGGCCCACGCCCGCTGCCGTGCGTGGCACCTTGCGGCCCCCCTTCACCCTGGCCGACGGCCAGCGACTGGGCGTGTCCGTCAACGGCGCCGAGGCGGTGGACGTCGTCTTCTCCGGCGCGGCGGCTGCCGTCTCCGCGGGCCGCCCGGGGCCCTATGACCTCACCGCCGGGCAGCCGCTCCGCGTGCGGGTCGACGACAGCCGGGATGTCTTCATCCCCTTCGCCGAGGGGGACTTCGCCGACATGGCCCAAGCCACCGCCCAGGAGGTGGCCGCCGTCCTCAACGCCGGACTCGTTGGGGGCCGCGCTCTCGTAGAGGAGAGTATGCTGAGAATCGCCAGCGACACCCAGGGCGCCGCCAGTCGCCTGGAAGTGGGCGACGCGGTGGCTGGCGACGTCTTCGGCTTCGCCCTCGGCCCCCAGGTGGGGAGCGGCAACGTCCAGAGTCTGCGCGCCGTCGAGCTGGCGGAAGTCCGCGCCCTCGTGGAGGCGGCGGTGGCCGGTGTCCGCGTGGCTCCGACGTCACTGGGGGCCCTGCAGTTGCTCACCCAGTCCACGGGCCCTGGCGCCTCCTTGCGTGTCCAGGGCGACGCGGGCTCCGGCCTCGGACTGGACGCGATGCTGCACACCGGCGACGCCTCCGGCGCCATCGACGTCCTCCACTTGGAGGCCAAGGACGCGGGCGCCTACGCCAACCGCCTCGAGGTGGAGGTGCGCCCTGCGACGAATGGCGCGCCCGACACCTTCGACGTCCTCATCCTTGAGGACGGCACCTACCGCGAGTCCTTTCCCAACCTCTCCTCGGCCGAGGACGACGCGCGCTACGTCGAGCGCGTCCTCAATGACGAGCGCACCGGCAGCAGCTACGTCCGGGCCTTCATGGTGCAACCCGGCGCCGTCCCCGACGAGCAGACGGTGGCGCTCGCAGGCGGCACCGACGGCCTCGTCGGCTTGGACGACACGGACTTCATCGGCTCCGAGGCCGATGGGACGGGCCTCTACGCGCTCGACGCAGTGCAGGACCTCACGCTTCTCCTGGTCCCCGGCCGGGCCACGCCTGCCGTGCACAACGCCATGGTGCGCTACTGCGAGGTGGCGAGAGGCGGCCTGGTGTTCGCCATCCTCGATTCGCCCGCGGGCTACAGGACCACGGACATGGTTTCCTACGTCTCGCAGGAGGCTGCCCTCGAAGGCCTCTCTGAGCACGCCGCCATCTACTGGCCCCGCGTCAAGGTGCTCAACCCTTCCCGCGGCGTCTTCGGCAACGTCGCGCAGCTCGTCGTCCCGCCCTCCGGCATCATCGCTGGCGTCTTCGCACGCAACGACGCCGCGCGCCCCGGCGGTGTGTATGAGGCTCCCGCGGGCATCGAAGCCGGGCGCATGTTCGGCGTCCTGGGCTTCGAGTCCGCGGAGTGCCTCGATGAGAAGAAGCGGGACATCGTCTACCCCCGCCGCATCAATCCCCTCACCACGGGGACTGGGCAGCCGCGCTACATCGACGGCAGCCGCACGCTGAAGGCCAACGGCAACTTCCCCTTCGTCGCCGAGCGCAGGGGTGTGTCCTTCATCGAGCGCAGCCTCAAGGCGGGGCTGCAGTTCGCGCGGCACCGCAACAACACCGAAGGGCTGCGTGCCCAGGTGCGGCGCTCTATCGCCACCTTCCTCCTCGCCCAGATGAAGAACGGGGCCTTCCGCAGCCAGGAGCCCGCCAAGGCCTTCTTTGTCGACGTCTCGGACGCGCTCACTCCGCCGTCCGTCGTCTTCGCCGGAAAGCTGGTGGCGCGCATCGGGCTCGCCACCAACAAGCCCGCCGAATTCATCGTCCTGCGCATCGCCCAGGACACCCGCGCCCTCGAAGCCGAGCTGGCTTCAGCGGGCCTGTGA
- a CDS encoding IPT/TIG domain-containing protein, giving the protein MAVPSLTSVTPSSGPTSGGDILRLAGTGFAARVAVLLGGAPAEVLSLRVESGTHFADVRTPPHAVALVDVELHNLSADGRPVPGEAAALPGAYRYLRPRVAKEAALTRLVRTLLRELKRQVVANVSASVSVDYDDTVADGLNVIAMASLPSVVLSGPTLRESRRYSTNVLHEDVVQGPSGAELVRRRPAYTVDLAFTLTVASARTAELFNLMAAVATFLNRNRWLSMPRDAEDASLGTVRWEMDADGEARTQLGSRDDVRAFTWGFLVRGFDVDEGLPFDLGKAVSEAQLETDSLSGGTS; this is encoded by the coding sequence ATGGCCGTCCCCTCCCTCACCTCCGTGACGCCCTCCTCGGGCCCGACCAGCGGCGGAGACATTCTCCGCCTCGCCGGGACGGGCTTCGCCGCGCGGGTGGCTGTGCTCCTGGGAGGAGCGCCCGCCGAAGTGCTGTCGCTTCGTGTGGAGTCGGGCACCCACTTCGCGGACGTCCGGACGCCGCCCCACGCAGTGGCGCTCGTCGACGTGGAGCTGCACAACCTCTCCGCGGACGGACGCCCCGTTCCAGGCGAGGCCGCTGCCCTTCCAGGGGCATACCGCTACCTGCGCCCGCGCGTCGCGAAGGAAGCGGCGCTCACCCGCCTCGTGCGCACCTTGCTGCGCGAGCTGAAGCGCCAGGTGGTGGCCAACGTCAGCGCCAGCGTCTCCGTCGACTACGACGACACGGTGGCGGACGGACTCAACGTCATCGCCATGGCCTCGCTGCCCTCCGTGGTGCTGTCAGGCCCCACACTGCGCGAGAGTCGTCGCTACTCCACCAACGTGTTGCACGAGGACGTTGTGCAGGGCCCCTCCGGCGCGGAGCTGGTGCGCAGGCGCCCTGCGTACACGGTGGACTTGGCCTTCACCCTCACGGTGGCCTCCGCGCGCACCGCCGAACTCTTCAACCTCATGGCCGCCGTGGCCACCTTCCTCAACCGCAACCGGTGGCTCTCCATGCCAAGGGACGCGGAGGACGCCTCACTCGGCACCGTCCGCTGGGAGATGGACGCGGACGGCGAGGCGCGCACGCAGCTCGGCAGCCGCGACGACGTGCGGGCCTTCACGTGGGGATTCCTCGTGCGCGGCTTCGACGTCGACGAGGGCCTGCCCTTCGACCTCGGCAAGGCCGTCTCCGAAGCCCAACTCGAAACGGACTCTCTCTCCGGAGGCACCTCATGA
- a CDS encoding phage major capsid protein, translating to MSRLDNSTLLAKADLALADLTAGGGILQPAQAQKFMRLLIKQSVLLQQCTVVPMAAPKQQFSKLKFGSRILRPGQEATAVPAAQRVKPDLSQVELDAKLFKGEVRLSDEVLEDSIERGELRQTLMEMMADAISRDMEEILVNGDTASADPFLATLDGVLKQATSNVVDAAGAPISKDVLGDLLKSLPSEHLRDKSSMGFLLPASTRTWTTAARWRRGPRLSATSSSRATRRSSTRASRCAPSRCGPRTSARRMTAPRCCCATRRTSTSASGGRFASSLRGTSPRAR from the coding sequence ATGAGCCGTCTCGACAACAGCACCCTCTTGGCCAAGGCGGACCTCGCCCTCGCCGACCTCACGGCCGGCGGCGGCATCCTCCAGCCCGCCCAGGCGCAGAAGTTCATGCGCCTGCTCATCAAGCAGTCCGTCCTGCTGCAGCAGTGCACCGTCGTCCCCATGGCGGCGCCCAAGCAGCAGTTCTCCAAGCTGAAGTTCGGCAGCCGCATCCTCCGTCCCGGTCAGGAGGCCACCGCCGTCCCCGCGGCCCAGCGCGTGAAGCCGGACCTCTCCCAGGTGGAGCTGGACGCCAAGCTCTTCAAGGGCGAAGTCAGGCTCAGCGACGAAGTGCTCGAAGACAGCATCGAGCGCGGCGAGCTGCGGCAGACGCTCATGGAGATGATGGCGGACGCCATCTCCCGCGACATGGAGGAGATCCTCGTCAACGGGGACACTGCCTCCGCCGACCCCTTCCTCGCCACGCTGGACGGCGTGCTGAAGCAGGCCACCAGCAACGTCGTGGACGCGGCCGGCGCGCCCATCTCCAAGGACGTCCTCGGCGACCTGCTCAAGTCGCTGCCCTCGGAGCACCTGCGCGACAAGAGCAGCATGGGGTTCCTCTTACCAGCGTCGACGCGGACCTGGACTACCGCAGCACGCTGGCGGAGAGGGCCACGGCTGTCGGCGACAAGTTCCTCGAGGGCGACGCGCCGGTCCTCTACTCGGGCGTCCCGCTGCGCCCCATCCCGCTGTGGCCCGAGAACCTCGGCGCGACGAATGACCGCACCGCGGTGTTGCTGTGCAACCCGAAGAACATCCACGTCGGCATCTGGCGGCAGATTCGCATCGAGTCTGCGCGGGACATCTCCGAGGGCACGCTGA
- a CDS encoding XkdF-like putative serine protease domain-containing protein encodes MGDALTKALARARHVLESLQGEPVEKTIWGSPAGKKRLAKRLVAMLPAHKTYVEPFAGSAAVLFEKAPSDVEAINDADPEIADAYRLIQKLTPAGLAKLKKLPWVGDEKTFKSLFDSKPKGDVERLHRFLYLTHFSYGKLRGRSVSPNGMGVEAKTLARIEQHAPRLKRVKVYGGDYEKVVRKYDGKDTVLFLDPPYPGYNVDVGEGDFDEERFYGVLKSLKGRWLMTYGIRGKLPGMLKGSGFVVKRIRTPRTIAAMRGVGGSSVLTQLLVSNYQPAAKALEGGPDFTVDDWQPEESPDTASFIATKPLLKGVEPDDERYVLGVVLEPETVDAQGDIYSAAEIRQAAHRFMEEFGGLGLMHQMRVNGHVKVLESYLAPVDFNLGEVPVRKGTWLLAVRVLSDELWGRVKDGQLTGFSIGGTARRLPEASPATETPPSDTPAADSHPEAA; translated from the coding sequence ATGGGTGACGCCCTCACGAAAGCCCTCGCCCGGGCCCGGCACGTCCTGGAGTCCCTCCAGGGTGAGCCGGTGGAGAAGACCATCTGGGGCAGCCCTGCTGGCAAGAAGCGCCTGGCGAAGCGCCTGGTGGCAATGCTGCCCGCGCACAAGACGTACGTGGAGCCCTTCGCCGGCAGCGCCGCCGTCCTCTTCGAGAAGGCCCCCTCGGACGTCGAGGCCATCAACGACGCGGACCCCGAAATCGCCGACGCGTACCGGCTCATCCAGAAGCTGACGCCAGCGGGCCTCGCCAAGCTGAAGAAGCTGCCGTGGGTCGGCGACGAGAAGACCTTCAAGAGCCTCTTCGACTCCAAGCCGAAGGGGGACGTGGAGCGCCTGCACCGCTTCCTCTACCTGACGCACTTCTCCTACGGGAAGCTGCGCGGTCGCAGCGTCAGCCCCAACGGCATGGGCGTCGAGGCGAAGACGCTCGCCCGCATCGAGCAGCACGCCCCGCGCCTCAAGCGCGTGAAGGTGTACGGCGGCGACTACGAGAAGGTGGTCCGCAAGTACGACGGGAAGGACACCGTCCTCTTTCTCGACCCGCCGTACCCTGGGTACAACGTCGACGTCGGTGAGGGCGACTTCGACGAGGAGCGCTTCTACGGCGTCCTCAAGTCGCTCAAGGGCCGCTGGCTCATGACGTATGGCATCCGGGGGAAGTTGCCCGGGATGCTGAAGGGCTCCGGCTTCGTGGTGAAGCGCATCCGGACGCCTCGCACCATCGCCGCCATGCGCGGCGTGGGCGGCTCCTCTGTGCTGACGCAGCTCCTCGTCTCCAACTACCAGCCCGCCGCGAAGGCGCTGGAGGGCGGCCCGGACTTCACGGTGGACGACTGGCAGCCGGAGGAGTCGCCCGACACCGCCTCCTTCATCGCGACGAAGCCGCTCCTCAAGGGCGTCGAGCCCGACGACGAGCGGTACGTCCTGGGCGTCGTCCTGGAGCCGGAGACGGTGGACGCGCAGGGCGACATCTACTCCGCCGCGGAGATTCGTCAGGCGGCACATCGCTTCATGGAGGAGTTCGGCGGCCTGGGGCTCATGCACCAGATGCGCGTCAACGGGCACGTGAAGGTGCTGGAGAGCTACCTGGCCCCCGTCGACTTCAACCTGGGCGAAGTGCCGGTGCGCAAGGGCACCTGGCTTCTCGCCGTGCGCGTCCTCTCCGACGAGCTCTGGGGCCGGGTGAAGGACGGGCAACTGACGGGCTTCTCCATTGGCGGCACCGCGCGCCGCCTCCCCGAGGCCTCGCCCGCTACCGAGACACCCCCTTCCGACACACCTGCCGCTGACTCCCATCCGGAGGCCGCATGA
- a CDS encoding phage portal protein: MTVPAEVHQAEERLQDILKAMVVGARVDEPASRPGGEEALAFSDAGALQPPYEPEALCLLVEHSNSLRQNVDAYATNIDGFGFRFEPAIDFDADGAREKVADAMALERLSARDAGTLPSGTALRPSDEEVAAHEEEVRQQARVEKARLESFFDFCCFDSSFVELRRRTRHDLEVTGNAYWEVLRDGKGDIARFVYVPSYTVRLLPLDKEAVEVRERVRISAVSFDTVTPRRRLRRYIQVQGSERVYFKSFGDSRVISRLTGRAFPDVAALKAADASDGPATELIHFAIHSPRSPYGIPRWVGTLLSVLGSRQMEEVNYLYFNNKSVPPLALLVSGGRLSDASVPRIERFIEENLKGKANFHKILILEADGSGTGDGGRAKIELRPLTDAQQQDALFQQYDQRNIDKVGSAFRLPPLLRGDGRDFNRSVAEAQLRFAEDQVFQPERDEFDFLLNRKVLADMGVRFWRFRSQTTATRDPERMTEMVERLVRVGVLTPEEGRHLAGDIFHREFRKIGDDWVKRPITLTLAGIQTGVEDLKPRTDKGSLLGEAKRLLGLREELRAEEERLAQGRLALARRYMDTEHVPVPREEFDTWFSGKPT; the protein is encoded by the coding sequence GTGACAGTGCCTGCGGAAGTCCACCAGGCTGAGGAGCGCCTCCAGGACATCCTCAAGGCGATGGTGGTAGGCGCCCGTGTCGACGAGCCCGCCAGTCGTCCTGGCGGAGAGGAGGCCTTGGCCTTCTCCGACGCGGGTGCGCTCCAGCCCCCATATGAGCCGGAAGCGCTCTGCCTCCTCGTCGAGCACTCCAACTCGCTAAGGCAGAACGTCGACGCCTACGCGACGAACATCGATGGCTTCGGCTTCCGCTTCGAGCCCGCCATCGACTTCGACGCCGACGGAGCCCGGGAGAAGGTCGCCGACGCCATGGCCCTGGAGCGTCTGTCCGCGCGTGACGCGGGCACGCTGCCTTCAGGAACGGCCCTACGCCCCTCGGACGAGGAAGTCGCCGCGCATGAGGAGGAGGTTCGTCAGCAGGCCCGGGTGGAGAAGGCCCGCCTGGAGTCCTTCTTTGACTTCTGCTGCTTCGACTCCAGCTTCGTCGAGCTGCGTCGCCGCACCCGCCACGACCTCGAGGTGACGGGCAACGCGTACTGGGAGGTGCTGCGCGACGGCAAGGGCGACATCGCCCGGTTCGTCTACGTGCCCTCCTACACCGTGCGTCTCCTGCCTCTGGACAAGGAGGCCGTCGAGGTGCGCGAGCGCGTGCGCATCTCCGCCGTCAGCTTCGACACCGTCACCCCCCGCCGGCGCCTGCGCCGCTACATCCAGGTGCAGGGCAGCGAGCGGGTGTACTTCAAGTCCTTCGGGGACTCGCGCGTCATCTCCCGCCTCACCGGCCGCGCCTTCCCGGACGTCGCCGCCCTCAAGGCCGCGGACGCCTCGGACGGCCCCGCCACGGAGCTCATCCACTTCGCGATTCATTCGCCACGCTCTCCCTATGGCATCCCGCGCTGGGTGGGCACCCTGCTGTCCGTCCTCGGCTCCCGGCAGATGGAGGAGGTCAACTACCTCTATTTCAACAACAAGTCCGTCCCGCCCCTGGCGCTGCTCGTCTCCGGTGGGCGGCTCTCCGACGCCTCGGTGCCTCGCATCGAGCGCTTCATTGAGGAGAACCTGAAGGGCAAGGCCAACTTTCACAAGATTCTCATCTTGGAGGCCGATGGCTCCGGCACCGGCGACGGAGGCCGCGCGAAGATTGAGCTGCGCCCTCTGACGGACGCGCAGCAGCAGGACGCACTTTTTCAGCAGTATGACCAACGCAACATCGACAAGGTGGGCAGCGCCTTCCGTCTGCCACCGCTGTTGCGCGGCGACGGGCGTGACTTCAACCGCTCGGTGGCTGAGGCACAGCTCCGCTTCGCCGAAGACCAGGTGTTCCAACCGGAGCGCGACGAGTTCGACTTCCTCCTCAACCGCAAGGTGCTCGCGGACATGGGCGTGCGCTTCTGGCGATTCCGCAGCCAGACGACGGCCACAAGAGACCCCGAGCGCATGACGGAGATGGTGGAGCGCCTGGTCCGCGTGGGTGTGCTGACGCCCGAGGAGGGCCGGCACCTGGCTGGCGACATCTTCCATCGGGAGTTCAGGAAGATTGGGGACGACTGGGTGAAGCGCCCCATCACCCTCACGCTGGCGGGCATCCAGACGGGCGTCGAAGACTTGAAGCCTCGGACGGACAAAGGCTCCCTCCTGGGCGAGGCGAAGCGCCTCTTGGGGCTGCGAGAAGAGCTTCGTGCCGAGGAGGAACGCCTGGCCCAAGGGCGCCTGGCACTGGCCCGCCGCTACATGGACACCGAGCACGTCCCTGTCCCCCGCGAAGAGTTCGACACCTGGTTCTCGGGGAAGCCCACATGA